One part of the Geoanaerobacter pelophilus genome encodes these proteins:
- the mutM gene encoding bifunctional DNA-formamidopyrimidine glycosylase/DNA-(apurinic or apyrimidinic site) lyase — protein sequence MPELPEVEVTRLRLGRELVGKQIMQVVIRAAKLRLPIPSDLKEVLPGRVLTSVVRRGKYLLFFCDGGCLIIHLGMTGFLQLLAVETKAGKHDHLDIVFSDNSVLRFHDPRKFGTVIWTTEDPAGHPLLATIGPEPLTTLFDGTYLFTVSRSRTVAVKQMIMNSAVVAGVGNIYANEALFRAGILPSRLACSLTLMECERLVAAIRDVLTESIDSGSTFTVTEGLVSYHPLVFNVYGRSGELCPVCGATLESSRLGNRSTVFCSRCQR from the coding sequence ATGCCCGAACTACCTGAAGTTGAAGTGACCCGGCTGAGACTGGGGCGTGAGCTTGTCGGCAAGCAAATCATGCAGGTTGTGATACGGGCCGCTAAGCTTCGATTGCCTATACCGTCAGATTTAAAAGAGGTGTTGCCTGGCCGGGTTTTAACCTCTGTCGTACGGCGGGGGAAGTATCTCTTGTTTTTCTGTGATGGCGGTTGCCTGATCATTCATTTGGGGATGACCGGTTTCCTGCAGTTGCTTGCGGTGGAAACAAAGGCGGGTAAACATGACCATCTCGATATTGTTTTCTCTGACAACTCTGTACTGCGCTTCCATGACCCGCGCAAATTCGGCACAGTTATCTGGACCACCGAGGATCCTGCAGGCCATCCGCTCCTGGCAACCATAGGTCCGGAACCTTTAACTACCCTCTTTGACGGGACCTATCTGTTCACTGTAAGCAGATCGCGAACGGTTGCCGTTAAGCAGATGATCATGAATTCGGCAGTAGTCGCAGGTGTCGGTAATATCTACGCCAATGAAGCACTGTTCCGGGCGGGCATTCTGCCGTCACGCCTAGCGTGCTCCCTGACTCTGATGGAGTGTGAGCGACTTGTGGCAGCAATACGCGACGTATTGACGGAATCCATTGACTCTGGGAGTACTTTCACTGTTACTGAAGGGCTGGTTAGCTATCACCCGCTGGTGTTCAACGTCTATGGTCGGAGCGGGGAGTTGTGCCCTGTCTGCGGGGCAACTCTGGAAAGCTCACGACTGGGCAATCGCAGTACAGTCTTTTGCTCCCGATGTCAGCGATGA
- a CDS encoding cache domain-containing protein, translating to MKRISLFFALAAMLIVSAQPVFAGNFGTADEAKAMLEKAVDALKANKADALAKFTKGEGGFKDRDLYPFCGGPDGIFTAHPTLVGKSLKDLKDKVGKPLGQEIYAAAKDGAIADVSYMWPRPGTTEPVQKLSYVTKVGDQVCAVGYYK from the coding sequence ATGAAACGAATTTCTCTGTTTTTTGCGCTTGCTGCCATGCTGATCGTATCGGCACAACCTGTTTTTGCCGGGAATTTTGGAACAGCTGATGAGGCCAAAGCCATGCTTGAGAAGGCTGTTGACGCGCTCAAGGCCAACAAAGCCGATGCGCTGGCAAAATTCACCAAAGGCGAAGGGGGGTTCAAGGACCGTGACCTCTATCCGTTCTGCGGCGGACCGGATGGAATCTTCACAGCGCATCCGACACTTGTTGGCAAAAGTCTCAAGGACCTTAAAGATAAGGTTGGCAAACCTCTCGGTCAGGAGATCTATGCTGCAGCCAAAGATGGAGCAATCGCTGATGTTTCTTACATGTGGCCGCGTCCCGGCACCACTGAACCGGTACAGAAACTGTCGTATGTCACCAAGGTCGGAGATCAGGTCTGTGCTGTAGGTTATTACAAATAA
- a CDS encoding DUF72 domain-containing protein, giving the protein MKIHVGTSGYGYKEWKGIFYPEKIAPHDMLHYYGEQFKAVEINYTFYHMPTVAGLTSWFEQVPDDFIFALKAPQVITHFKLLKNVGEETKYFFRTLSVLENKLGPALFQFPGSFRVNRQALEDFLALIPGNALCTFDFRSKSWFKDEILELLQAKGCSLCVEDTDEKPAHEIISTGPWGYLRLRRTDYTEDDLSRWLEMILAQQWERAFVFFKHEQEAKGPELAKRFLELAGARIINR; this is encoded by the coding sequence ATGAAAATTCATGTCGGAACGAGCGGCTATGGCTACAAAGAATGGAAAGGGATTTTCTATCCGGAAAAGATTGCTCCCCATGACATGTTGCACTACTATGGCGAGCAGTTCAAGGCAGTGGAGATCAACTATACCTTCTACCACATGCCCACAGTGGCCGGACTCACCTCCTGGTTCGAACAGGTCCCGGACGATTTTATCTTTGCGCTAAAAGCGCCCCAGGTTATCACCCATTTTAAGCTGCTGAAAAACGTCGGGGAGGAGACCAAGTACTTTTTCCGGACCTTGTCGGTCCTGGAGAACAAGCTGGGGCCGGCCCTGTTCCAGTTCCCCGGAAGTTTTCGGGTGAACCGCCAGGCGTTGGAGGATTTCCTCGCTCTGATCCCCGGCAATGCGCTGTGCACCTTTGATTTTCGCAGCAAGAGCTGGTTCAAAGATGAGATCCTGGAGCTCCTTCAGGCAAAAGGGTGCAGTCTCTGTGTAGAGGATACCGATGAGAAGCCTGCCCATGAGATCATCAGCACCGGGCCCTGGGGATATCTGCGTCTGCGCCGCACTGATTACACGGAGGATGACCTGTCGCGATGGCTGGAAATGATCCTCGCACAGCAGTGGGAGAGGGCCTTTGTGTTCTTCAAGCATGAGCAAGAGGCCAAGGGGCCTGAACTGGCGAAGCGTTTCCTGGAACTTGCCGGCGCCAGGATCATTAATCGCTAA
- the ligD gene encoding non-homologous end-joining DNA ligase, which produces MTDQGLAEYVAKRKFGQTPEPEPGLRPDQDQLTFVIHKHAARALHYDIRLELAGVLKSWACPKGPSLDPSVKRLAVMVEDHPLAYRDFEGVIPEGNYGAGSVIIWDRGIYRHPLAKDGEDSEKLLLEGLRKGDLKFVLHGEKLRGEFALVKSRKDEKSWLLLKKRDSYATGGDILIENRSVVSDRTLEEVLSAATATAGDKVPGRIRLREALESAELHGAPTGLMPQAIHPMLATPVAEPFDHPDWLFEVKWDGYRAVAEVRDGEVALYSRNQISLHSKFPPIADALRKLRFDAVLDGEIVVVDNQGRPDFQLLQDYRKSGSGYLLYYVFDLLYFQGHDLTGLPLLKRKELLKKVLPALPHIRFSDHVLEDGVLFFKLVKDQGLEGIIAKQCQSLYLIGKRSRQWLKVKAQLTQEGVIAGFTAPRGMRPHFGTLVLGVFEKGELIHIGHAGGGFSAKDLKEIRQKLAPLVQSACPFTVPPKTNAPPTWVKPELVCEVALTGWTEEGVMRHPVFKRMREDKVAAEVVRDSG; this is translated from the coding sequence GTGACTGATCAGGGACTTGCGGAATACGTAGCGAAACGGAAATTTGGGCAAACACCCGAACCGGAACCAGGCCTTCGCCCTGACCAGGACCAGCTCACCTTCGTGATCCACAAGCACGCGGCCCGTGCCCTCCATTACGACATTCGCCTTGAGTTGGCAGGGGTGCTCAAGAGTTGGGCCTGTCCCAAGGGGCCTTCGCTCGATCCGAGCGTCAAGCGGCTTGCTGTAATGGTTGAAGACCACCCGCTGGCGTACCGAGACTTTGAAGGGGTCATACCTGAGGGTAATTATGGCGCCGGGAGCGTCATCATCTGGGACCGGGGGATTTATCGTCATCCTTTGGCCAAGGATGGCGAGGACAGTGAGAAACTGCTGCTGGAGGGGTTGCGCAAAGGGGATCTCAAGTTTGTCCTGCACGGAGAAAAGCTGCGTGGTGAATTCGCCCTGGTGAAAAGCCGGAAGGACGAAAAGTCGTGGTTGCTGCTGAAGAAGCGTGATAGCTATGCGACTGGAGGGGACATTCTCATTGAAAACCGCTCCGTTGTGTCCGACCGGACCCTGGAAGAGGTGTTGTCAGCGGCAACAGCGACAGCCGGGGATAAGGTCCCCGGTCGGATCCGCTTACGGGAAGCGCTGGAAAGCGCCGAGTTGCATGGGGCGCCTACTGGTCTGATGCCGCAGGCGATACACCCGATGCTTGCCACCCCGGTAGCAGAACCGTTTGACCACCCGGACTGGCTCTTTGAGGTGAAATGGGACGGTTACCGGGCCGTGGCCGAAGTCCGGGACGGGGAAGTGGCACTTTATTCCCGAAATCAGATCTCATTGCACAGCAAGTTTCCTCCCATCGCGGATGCGTTACGCAAACTCAGGTTTGACGCAGTACTTGACGGAGAAATCGTGGTTGTGGACAATCAGGGGCGTCCTGACTTCCAGCTACTGCAGGATTACAGGAAGTCCGGCAGCGGTTATCTGCTCTACTATGTTTTTGATCTTCTTTATTTCCAGGGGCACGACCTGACCGGTTTACCCCTGCTCAAGAGAAAGGAACTGCTGAAAAAAGTCCTGCCGGCCCTGCCACATATCAGATTCAGTGACCATGTGCTGGAGGATGGGGTTCTGTTTTTCAAACTCGTCAAAGATCAGGGGCTGGAAGGTATAATCGCCAAACAGTGTCAAAGCCTGTACCTGATCGGAAAAAGAAGCCGGCAATGGCTGAAGGTGAAGGCGCAGCTCACCCAGGAGGGCGTTATTGCCGGATTCACGGCACCGCGCGGCATGAGACCACATTTTGGCACTCTGGTCCTGGGTGTTTTCGAAAAGGGTGAACTGATCCATATCGGCCATGCAGGAGGTGGTTTCTCGGCGAAAGATCTTAAAGAAATCCGGCAAAAACTAGCGCCTTTGGTCCAATCAGCGTGTCCTTTCACGGTGCCGCCCAAGACCAATGCACCGCCCACCTGGGTAAAGCCGGAGCTGGTTTGCGAGGTTGCCCTGACTGGCTGGACCGAGGAAGGGGTTATGCGCCATCCGGTATTCAAGCGGATGAGAGAGGACAAGGTTGCCGCTGAGGTGGTACGTGACAGCGGTTGA
- the ligD gene encoding non-homologous end-joining DNA ligase — MSSEFVEIDGNRLALSNLEKELYPAYGFTKAQVLEYYRRIAGFILPHLHDRALTLKRYPQGVGGEFFFEKRCPSHRPSWVQTAGISRDGGEPMTVCLVNDLETLLWVANLASLELHVPLARAGSPETPDALVFDLDPGEPADICDCAQVALLLREILSRLGLASWVKTSGLKGLHVFVPLNRAETTFMETKQFTKTLAVMLEKNYPELVTAKMAKELRKGKVFINWSQNDSSLTMVCVYSLRARQKPVVSFPLAWHELEILKAAGEPEMFQIGPEEALRRTENTGDLFHELLAVKQKLPYL; from the coding sequence TTGAGCTCGGAATTTGTTGAAATCGATGGGAACAGACTCGCCCTGTCAAACCTGGAAAAGGAGCTTTACCCAGCTTACGGGTTCACCAAGGCTCAGGTTCTTGAATATTACCGCCGGATTGCCGGGTTCATCCTCCCTCATCTGCACGACCGGGCATTAACCCTCAAGCGTTATCCGCAAGGGGTAGGCGGAGAATTTTTCTTCGAGAAACGCTGCCCGTCACATCGTCCCAGTTGGGTGCAAACCGCCGGGATCTCTCGGGACGGCGGCGAACCGATGACCGTTTGCCTAGTCAACGACCTGGAAACGCTGCTCTGGGTGGCGAACCTTGCCTCCCTTGAGCTCCATGTGCCGTTGGCCAGGGCCGGTTCGCCGGAGACGCCAGATGCCTTGGTCTTTGACCTTGACCCTGGCGAGCCGGCGGATATCTGCGACTGCGCCCAGGTGGCATTGCTGCTCCGGGAGATCCTTTCCCGGCTTGGTCTGGCAAGCTGGGTGAAAACCTCGGGGTTGAAGGGGCTCCATGTCTTTGTCCCTTTGAACCGTGCGGAGACCACTTTTATGGAAACTAAGCAGTTCACCAAGACCCTGGCGGTAATGCTTGAGAAAAACTACCCGGAGTTGGTAACTGCAAAAATGGCGAAAGAATTGCGTAAAGGCAAGGTCTTCATCAACTGGTCGCAGAACGACTCATCGCTTACCATGGTCTGCGTTTATTCCCTGCGAGCCCGGCAGAAGCCGGTCGTTTCGTTTCCCCTTGCCTGGCATGAGCTGGAGATCTTGAAGGCCGCTGGGGAGCCGGAAATGTTTCAGATTGGCCCTGAGGAGGCGCTGCGTCGGACTGAAAATACGGGTGATCTTTTTCACGAACTGCTGGCAGTAAAACAGAAATTGCCATACCTTTGA
- a CDS encoding Ku protein: MAQGIWSGTISFSLVAIPVQLVKAVEPGRISFRLLHSEDYSPLARRMFCPEQETMVPPEETIRGYEIGPDRYLAITDEELESVTPERSRTIEIVEFIDLQEVDSIYFDHPYYLVPLKGGEKSYRLLAEVMRRTNKAGLAKFVLAEREYLVAVRSIDGALALTTLHYGDEVLPSEEILPQTDQVDIDVKGSMKKSIKQMLTEFAPGKYANQRRERILDLIGKKMREQTPVEAPQAGEEEGSGPVDLVAALEEIMRKMKEQR, encoded by the coding sequence ATGGCTCAGGGAATATGGAGCGGTACAATCAGTTTCAGCCTGGTGGCGATTCCGGTGCAGCTGGTGAAGGCTGTGGAGCCGGGTCGGATCTCGTTTCGCCTGCTGCACAGCGAGGATTACTCTCCCCTTGCCAGGAGGATGTTTTGCCCAGAGCAGGAAACAATGGTCCCGCCGGAGGAGACCATCAGGGGGTATGAAATCGGACCCGACCGCTACCTGGCGATTACTGACGAGGAGCTAGAATCGGTGACGCCGGAACGGAGCCGCACGATCGAGATCGTCGAGTTCATTGATCTGCAGGAAGTTGATTCGATCTATTTCGATCATCCCTATTATCTCGTTCCTTTGAAGGGGGGGGAGAAATCATATCGGCTGCTAGCCGAGGTGATGCGCCGCACTAACAAGGCCGGGCTCGCCAAGTTTGTGCTAGCCGAACGCGAGTACCTGGTGGCGGTAAGGAGTATTGATGGTGCGCTAGCCCTGACCACGCTTCATTATGGTGATGAAGTTCTTCCTAGTGAGGAAATCTTGCCGCAGACAGACCAGGTAGACATTGACGTAAAAGGCAGCATGAAAAAAAGCATTAAACAGATGCTGACCGAGTTTGCGCCTGGGAAATATGCCAATCAGCGCCGGGAAAGGATCTTGGATCTCATCGGGAAGAAGATGCGGGAGCAGACCCCAGTGGAAGCTCCGCAGGCAGGGGAGGAAGAGGGTAGCGGTCCGGTTGACTTGGTCGCCGCGCTGGAGGAGATCATGCGTAAAATGAAGGAGCAGCGTTGA
- a CDS encoding Ku protein, translating into MATTIWKGVISLDETEVPVKLHAAVKEERIQFHLLHKRDGVRLHQQMICAYEKKPVPVTAQTKGFEVEKGKYLIFDPAELEQTAPEGSRQIELHEFVGSGRIDPIYLEHVYYLEPDSAPEKYNALVAALQEMATEGICTWTMRKRSYLGVLQARGKILRLNTLRYADEVVAVNALELQEIAMSERELQIGSDLINQMTAPFQPEKFVNEHQQKLQRLIEQKARGEKVVLLRPKVLKPTESDKLLEALEASLKKVA; encoded by the coding sequence ATGGCGACAACGATCTGGAAAGGGGTCATCTCTCTCGATGAAACTGAGGTGCCGGTGAAACTTCACGCCGCGGTCAAGGAGGAGCGGATTCAGTTTCACCTGCTGCACAAACGTGATGGGGTAAGATTGCACCAGCAAATGATCTGTGCCTATGAGAAGAAACCGGTACCGGTTACAGCCCAGACCAAGGGGTTTGAGGTGGAAAAAGGTAAATACCTCATCTTCGATCCTGCTGAGTTGGAACAGACTGCTCCCGAAGGAAGCCGTCAGATCGAACTCCACGAATTCGTCGGCAGCGGTCGGATTGATCCGATCTATCTCGAACATGTCTACTATTTGGAGCCTGACAGTGCCCCGGAGAAATACAACGCGCTGGTCGCGGCGCTGCAGGAGATGGCCACGGAAGGGATTTGCACCTGGACCATGCGAAAGCGCTCTTATCTTGGGGTGCTGCAGGCCAGGGGCAAGATCCTGCGCCTGAATACGCTACGCTATGCCGATGAGGTGGTTGCGGTTAATGCACTTGAACTGCAGGAGATTGCTATGTCCGAAAGGGAACTGCAGATCGGCAGCGACCTGATCAACCAGATGACTGCTCCCTTTCAGCCGGAGAAATTCGTGAATGAACATCAGCAGAAGCTGCAAAGGCTCATTGAGCAAAAGGCCCGCGGCGAAAAAGTTGTGCTGCTGCGCCCCAAGGTTTTGAAGCCCACGGAATCGGACAAGCTGCTTGAGGCGCTTGAGGCGAGCCTGAAGAAAGTGGCCTGA